From a single candidate division WOR-3 bacterium genomic region:
- a CDS encoding GDP-mannose 4,6-dehydratase, translated as DGQQSRCFLHVKDAVRALIALSESPEAIGEVFNVGSQQEITIMDLAHQIIQRLRSQGIDTPSQIQLIPYGQAYAPGFEDMQRRFPDIRKIEQYLGWKPTRSLDQILQDAIESFTTTHNGAMVA; from the coding sequence GATGGGCAACAGTCTCGCTGTTTCTTGCACGTCAAGGATGCGGTAAGAGCACTGATTGCTTTAAGCGAGTCTCCGGAAGCGATTGGAGAAGTGTTTAATGTGGGTTCGCAACAAGAAATTACGATTATGGATTTGGCGCACCAAATTATCCAACGCCTGCGATCGCAAGGGATTGATACCCCCTCTCAAATCCAGTTGATTCCCTATGGTCAAGCTTACGCCCCCGGATTTGAAGATATGCAACGGCGTTTTCCTGATATTCGCAAAATTGAGCAGTATCTTGGCTGGAAACCAACGCGATCGCTGGATCAGATTTTGCAAGATGCGATCGAGAGTTTTACCACTACTCATAACGGAGCAATGGTGGCATGA